One part of the Orenia metallireducens genome encodes these proteins:
- a CDS encoding RHS repeat domain-containing protein — protein sequence MIYEAGISTPTEYRYDPNGNLVKKIMSNGLVTEYEYNSLNQQIKEIKAGNQVTVYNYDGAGKLKTKINPLGIKEEYLYYLNGQLEEVNYYQNQEDEVANESVSYEYDDAGNRVLVEKEDSSIEQVYDQLGRIVSESRSISGKVYSTEYKYDKYGNLIGIKYPESDEYLNYGYDSLNQLKYITGIAGDKDNPAFSYNDNGQVTAMKYDNGVTTSYTYTDVGRPDTIITNRTDIETTTTEELLSLDYEYDGAGNVTRRNNNVYEYDGLNRLVSAQVEGDFYVDNPGDVGHILSDYYGSKGIDVLVNQIEDITLDYDSGSVGVSFGSEVEKISKIELKTTGMANHRISKRTLDIYYSSDNSSYTKLNPDSWEYQQDYKGDITIIIPDRITAKYLKIHSKYDDRNIDFDPVNKGEFTNILKNYIKVYRRETEATLVYDYDDVGNRLSKKLIAGTVEETNYFYYEGTNRLMSNGEYAYVYDEAGNLIKKGNNYSIEDGEVTFTETSGEKIEYWEYEYNLQNRLSKVYKNEELIAEFTYDGDNKRIKIIEHTHDGSVKETNFVHSASGKVIFEDESGDYTSYIFALNKQYAKVNGIVGVSTEITYFHQDNLGSTRVMTDASGKVVMNQDYLPFGGDLTRPNQIEIQNDSGESYKYTGQKQVVSTGLYYYGARYYDPSIGRFITEDSYRGELDNPQSQNVYIYVTQNPLKYVDPTGNTGILAQFITSVGPFATPQSKEAHDEAANALWRGAQKLREAQKQLVSTLVVSNVRAFSFVKNLFTRDTPKVEPEVLEPTENSEPNILPFPTTTGSKNIFNPFPANHDVDMSTPGMEPAPESLTGPNVEGMPYNERSTDDNLMLSKQGAFDGDIFARPDYNLPPNSYIWPSEKAARRAAFRHASIGKHGKIDKFELVDFSIGSRDPWLGNSVKRPIWTSHNGREVAHDMYGHKAENTPPHYNVYIETENGTESHHYFYPSDHDWTKNY from the coding sequence TTGATTTATGAAGCAGGAATCTCTACTCCAACAGAGTACCGATATGATCCTAATGGAAACTTGGTTAAGAAGATCATGAGTAATGGTCTAGTAACTGAGTATGAATATAATAGCTTAAACCAGCAGATAAAAGAGATCAAAGCAGGAAATCAAGTCACAGTTTATAACTATGATGGAGCAGGTAAGCTAAAGACTAAGATTAATCCTTTAGGGATTAAAGAAGAGTATCTCTATTATCTAAATGGTCAGCTAGAAGAGGTTAACTATTATCAGAACCAAGAGGATGAAGTTGCTAATGAGAGTGTAAGTTACGAGTATGATGATGCAGGGAATAGGGTCTTAGTAGAGAAAGAGGATAGTAGTATCGAACAGGTTTATGACCAGTTAGGAAGGATAGTTAGTGAGAGTAGAAGTATCTCAGGTAAAGTCTATAGTACCGAGTATAAGTATGATAAGTATGGTAACCTAATAGGAATCAAATATCCTGAGAGTGATGAATACTTAAACTATGGTTATGATAGTTTAAATCAGTTAAAGTACATCACGGGTATCGCAGGGGATAAAGACAATCCAGCCTTTAGCTATAATGATAATGGACAAGTTACAGCAATGAAGTATGATAATGGGGTTACAACTAGTTATACCTATACTGATGTAGGTAGACCAGATACTATTATCACAAACAGAACAGATATTGAAACAACTACTACCGAAGAACTATTAAGTCTTGATTATGAATATGATGGAGCAGGCAATGTAACCCGTCGTAACAATAACGTCTATGAGTATGATGGACTGAATCGACTGGTATCAGCTCAAGTGGAAGGTGACTTCTATGTCGATAATCCAGGTGATGTGGGGCATATTCTATCAGATTACTATGGTAGTAAAGGAATAGATGTCTTAGTAAATCAGATTGAAGATATCACCTTAGATTATGATTCTGGTAGTGTCGGAGTCTCCTTTGGCTCAGAGGTTGAGAAGATAAGTAAGATAGAACTGAAGACTACTGGAATGGCTAATCATAGAATTAGTAAGAGAACACTGGATATCTATTATAGTAGTGATAATAGTAGCTACACTAAACTAAATCCAGATAGTTGGGAGTATCAACAGGACTATAAAGGTGATATAACTATTATCATCCCAGATAGAATCACAGCTAAGTATCTAAAAATCCATAGTAAATATGATGACCGAAACATTGACTTTGACCCTGTTAACAAGGGTGAGTTTACAAATATCTTAAAGAACTACATCAAGGTCTATCGTAGAGAAACAGAGGCTACTTTAGTTTATGACTATGATGATGTAGGAAACAGACTGAGCAAGAAACTAATTGCAGGCACAGTAGAAGAGACAAATTACTTTTACTATGAAGGTACTAACAGGCTAATGAGCAATGGAGAATATGCTTACGTCTATGATGAAGCAGGAAATCTAATCAAAAAAGGGAATAACTATAGTATAGAAGATGGAGAAGTTACCTTTACTGAAACAAGTGGTGAGAAAATAGAGTACTGGGAGTATGAGTATAATCTACAGAATAGATTAAGCAAAGTCTACAAGAATGAAGAGTTAATCGCAGAATTTACTTATGATGGAGACAATAAGCGAATCAAGATTATCGAACATACTCATGATGGTAGTGTGAAAGAGACTAACTTTGTCCATAGTGCCAGTGGTAAAGTAATCTTTGAGGATGAAAGTGGAGACTACACATCCTATATCTTCGCACTGAACAAGCAGTATGCCAAGGTTAATGGTATCGTCGGAGTCAGCACAGAGATAACTTACTTCCACCAAGATAACTTAGGAAGTACACGAGTTATGACTGATGCTAGTGGTAAGGTAGTTATGAATCAGGATTATCTTCCTTTTGGTGGCGATTTAACGAGACCGAATCAGATTGAGATACAGAATGATAGTGGAGAAAGTTATAAGTATACAGGGCAGAAGCAAGTTGTGAGTACCGGACTGTATTATTATGGTGCGAGATACTATGATCCTAGTATCGGAAGATTTATAACTGAGGATAGTTATCGTGGTGAGTTAGATAATCCGCAGAGTCAGAATGTGTATATTTATGTAACGCAGAATCCATTGAAGTATGTAGATCCTACAGGAAATACAGGTATTCTTGCTCAATTTATTACTAGTGTGGGTCCTTTTGCGACACCTCAGTCTAAAGAGGCTCATGATGAAGCTGCAAATGCTTTATGGAGAGGTGCACAAAAATTAAGGGAAGCACAGAAACAATTAGTTTCTACATTAGTTGTGAGTAATGTTAGAGCATTTTCTTTCGTAAAGAATTTATTTACAAGGGATACCCCAAAAGTTGAACCTGAAGTTTTAGAACCAACAGAGAATTCAGAACCTAACATTCTACCATTTCCAACTACAACGGGTAGTAAGAATATATTTAATCCATTTCCAGCAAACCATGACGTTGATATGTCTACTCCCGGTATGGAGCCAGCACCAGAATCACTAACGGGGCCTAATGTAGAGGGTATGCCTTATAATGAAAGAAGTACTGATGATAATCTTATGTTGAGTAAGCAGGGAGCCTTTGATGGAGATATATTTGCTAGACCTGATTATAATCTACCACCTAATAGTTATATATGGCCTTCAGAAAAAGCAGCAAGAAGGGCAGCGTTTCGGCATGCTAGTATTGGGAAACATGGTAAAATAGATAAGTTTGAATTGGTAGATTTTTCAATAGGTTCACGTGATCCTTGGTTAGGAAATAGTGTAAAGAGACCTATATGGACATCTCATAATGGTAGAGAAGTTGCTCATGACATGTATGGGCATAAAGCAGAAAATACTCCTCCACATTATAATGTTTATATAGAGACTGAAAATGGTACGGAAAGTCATCATTATTTTTATCCGAGTGATCATGATTGGACCAAGAATTATTGA
- a CDS encoding RHS repeat-associated core domain-containing protein: protein MQNDSGESYKYTGQKQVVSIGLYYYGARYYEPEIGRFTREDSYRGRLHVPQNQNLYLYVLNNPLKYTDPDGHDYLGIGEALDDLAEKGELPWDRTARELTFMDYMKGLNEVKHFFDSDTDRLLNHYRQSDEYFEWQLTSKEANYLRSIKLAKTGVEVAGFVELGAAAYGEYKASKSVAKLDNLASEARFFDELGKWSAEYNYNKYYPRAVGGDIHPAYTRFTEAVKRHKGMITGDQRAIFPSQRAAKQATSEIAGDLGSETIRWNMNRYDIKNLDLNWQTRDAISNSKRIYARWNKDMTVGWRHDIFGHVFPDVMLIHHILM from the coding sequence ATACAAAATGATAGTGGAGAGAGTTACAAGTATACAGGTCAGAAGCAGGTAGTGTCGATAGGGCTTTATTATTATGGGGCGAGATACTATGAGCCTGAAATTGGTAGGTTTACGAGAGAGGATAGTTATCGAGGAAGACTCCATGTACCGCAAAATCAAAACTTATATTTGTATGTGCTGAATAATCCATTGAAATATACAGACCCAGATGGACATGATTATTTGGGTATAGGAGAAGCGTTAGATGATTTAGCCGAAAAAGGTGAGTTGCCTTGGGATAGAACAGCAAGAGAATTAACTTTCATGGACTATATGAAAGGCTTAAATGAAGTAAAACACTTCTTTGATAGTGATACAGATAGGCTGTTAAATCATTATAGACAAAGTGATGAATATTTTGAATGGCAACTTACATCTAAGGAAGCTAATTATTTAAGAAGCATTAAGTTAGCTAAAACTGGTGTTGAAGTAGCAGGGTTTGTAGAACTAGGTGCTGCAGCTTATGGAGAATATAAAGCAAGTAAGTCAGTAGCTAAGCTTGATAATTTAGCATCTGAAGCTAGATTTTTTGATGAATTGGGTAAATGGAGTGCTGAATATAATTATAATAAATATTATCCAAGAGCTGTTGGTGGAGATATTCATCCAGCATATACACGTTTTACAGAAGCTGTAAAGCGACATAAAGGGATGATTACTGGAGATCAAAGAGCAATTTTCCCTAGCCAAAGAGCAGCAAAACAAGCCACATCTGAGATTGCTGGTGATTTAGGCAGTGAAACAATTAGGTGGAATATGAATCGATATGATATTAAAAATCTAGATTTAAACTGGCAAACAAGAGATGCTATAAGTAATTCTAAAAGAATTTATGCAAGATGGAATAAAGATATGACTGTTGGATGGAGACATGATATATTTGGTCATGTATTTCCAGATGTTATGTTGATTCACCACATTTTAATGTAG